In Rhodococcus sp. OK302, one genomic interval encodes:
- the cofC gene encoding 2-phospho-L-lactate guanylyltransferase — protein MHAIVAVKDLRSAKSRLATELDADARADLVLAMLHDTLAAVSDVAAIDGVTVVTPDPTVAALAYAAGVHVYADPTASQRSEALGTSQAWGKESSLNSALSAAATHIRAESGRVDLVVLQADLPSLQPGELFEALTDARTGGRSIVVDHHGTGTAALFSCDPDLPLDPRFGPESARGHTDSGARRLIGDWPGLRTDVDTGTDLETVRALGVGPATRASLKRLNRTASNTR, from the coding sequence ATGCATGCCATCGTCGCGGTCAAGGACCTCCGATCCGCGAAGTCCCGGCTGGCCACCGAGCTCGATGCCGACGCACGTGCCGATCTGGTGCTGGCGATGCTCCACGACACTCTTGCCGCGGTCTCCGACGTCGCCGCTATCGACGGAGTAACTGTTGTCACGCCGGATCCGACGGTTGCCGCACTTGCCTACGCGGCGGGCGTTCACGTGTACGCCGACCCGACTGCGTCGCAGCGCAGTGAGGCGCTCGGAACGAGTCAGGCGTGGGGCAAGGAGAGCTCTCTCAATTCCGCTCTCAGCGCGGCGGCAACCCACATTCGCGCCGAGTCCGGCCGAGTGGATCTCGTTGTATTACAAGCTGATCTCCCGTCGCTGCAGCCCGGCGAACTTTTCGAAGCCCTCACCGACGCCCGAACGGGTGGGCGGTCGATAGTCGTCGATCATCACGGGACCGGTACGGCGGCATTGTTCTCTTGCGATCCCGATCTGCCTCTCGATCCACGATTCGGTCCCGAATCCGCTCGTGGGCATACAGATTCCGGTGCGCGCCGACTCATCGGAGATTGGCCGGGGCTTCGCACGGATGTCGATACGGGGACTGACTTGGAAACGGTGCGCGCATTGGGCGTCGGGCCTGCCACACGGGCTTCCTTGAAACGGCTCAACCGAACTGCGTCGAACACGCGGTAA
- a CDS encoding NAD(P)H-dependent glycerol-3-phosphate dehydrogenase: protein MSKAAVLGAGSWGTALAKVMAEAGTDVTMWARRAEVAARINDAHENSDYLPGIALPESIRATDRHEDAMEGADFIVLAVPSQSLRGNLEGWKDSIGPDATLLSLAKGIETGTLMRMSQVIVSVTGVEPGRVAVLSGPNLAFEIASRQPAATVIACSDSSRALALQNACATGYFRPYTNSDVIGCEIGGACKNVIALACGMAAGSGYGDNTIASIITRGLAETIRLGVALGAKASTLAGLAGIGDLVATCTSDLSRNRTFGERLGRGGSMESAQKATNGQVAEGVKSCTSVRALAAGYDVEMPLTDAVHRVCHEGMAVSDAIGQLLGRRTKPE, encoded by the coding sequence GTGAGTAAAGCAGCAGTATTGGGCGCAGGTTCATGGGGAACGGCACTGGCCAAGGTCATGGCCGAGGCAGGCACCGACGTGACGATGTGGGCGCGGCGAGCGGAAGTCGCCGCCCGGATCAACGACGCGCACGAGAACAGTGACTATCTTCCCGGCATCGCCCTACCCGAGTCCATCCGGGCGACGGACCGGCACGAGGACGCGATGGAGGGGGCCGACTTCATAGTTCTGGCCGTGCCGTCGCAGTCTCTCCGAGGAAATTTGGAGGGGTGGAAGGATTCGATCGGGCCGGATGCAACTCTGCTCAGTCTGGCAAAGGGAATCGAAACCGGCACCCTGATGCGGATGAGTCAGGTGATCGTGTCGGTCACCGGTGTCGAGCCCGGTCGTGTCGCCGTGTTGTCGGGACCGAACCTGGCGTTCGAGATCGCCAGTCGGCAGCCCGCTGCTACGGTCATTGCGTGCTCGGATTCATCGCGGGCGTTGGCTCTTCAAAATGCTTGCGCAACAGGATATTTCAGGCCATACACAAATTCCGACGTGATCGGCTGCGAGATCGGCGGGGCCTGCAAGAACGTGATCGCGTTGGCCTGCGGCATGGCTGCCGGTAGTGGATACGGCGACAATACGATTGCCAGCATCATCACCCGCGGTCTGGCTGAGACAATCCGCTTGGGAGTTGCGCTCGGCGCCAAGGCGTCGACTCTCGCCGGTCTCGCGGGAATCGGCGATTTGGTTGCAACCTGTACATCGGACCTCTCACGAAACCGTACTTTCGGTGAACGGCTGGGGCGCGGCGGTTCGATGGAATCGGCGCAGAAAGCAACCAACGGACAGGTTGCCGAAGGCGTGAAATCTTGTACGTCGGTGCGCGCGCTCGCTGCAGGCTACGACGTCGAGATGCCGTTGACCGACGCAGTCCACCGGGTCTGCCACGAAGGCATGGCCGTCAGTGATGCCATCGGTCAGTTGCTCGGGCGTCGGACCAAACCTGAATGA
- a CDS encoding cystathionine gamma-lyase, which translates to MTAADGYGDSTRCVSGVAGPHAPGQPMQVGPVFAAPYQLSADEGSEEDTYARASHPGWRALEAVLANLEGADRAVVTGSGMSAVTITLRSLLTSGDTVVVPSDGYYQVRLYADEALAPLGIGVREVSTPAMGDPGFANLLASLPGRVVVVAETPSNPVLDVVDLRALGQVCHASGAVLVVDNTTATPLGQRPLELGADVVVASGTKTLSGHSDLLMGYVATSDADIAAKIERERTLSGTVLGPFETWLAHRSLGTAGLRFGRQCENAQALAEMLAQHPAVRSVRYPGLANDPSFDIASTQMSRFGGLVSIELESASAFHAFVEASKLVSSATSFGGIHTTADRRARWGDRVSEGFVRISCGIEDTADLIADVERALTGRPFGP; encoded by the coding sequence ATGACAGCAGCCGACGGCTACGGTGATTCCACCCGGTGCGTGAGCGGGGTCGCCGGTCCACACGCGCCGGGTCAGCCGATGCAGGTCGGTCCGGTATTTGCTGCGCCGTATCAGCTTTCGGCCGACGAGGGCTCCGAAGAAGATACGTATGCGCGGGCCTCCCATCCGGGGTGGCGGGCACTCGAAGCTGTGCTCGCCAACCTCGAAGGTGCCGATCGCGCAGTCGTGACGGGGTCGGGGATGTCCGCCGTCACGATCACGTTGCGAAGCCTGCTGACGTCCGGGGATACCGTCGTCGTGCCTTCGGACGGCTACTACCAGGTGCGTCTGTACGCCGACGAGGCGTTGGCTCCCCTGGGAATCGGTGTCCGCGAGGTGTCGACGCCCGCGATGGGTGATCCGGGTTTCGCGAATCTTCTGGCGTCGCTGCCGGGGCGAGTGGTGGTCGTCGCGGAGACGCCGTCCAACCCCGTGCTCGATGTCGTGGATCTGCGCGCGCTGGGGCAGGTGTGTCATGCGTCGGGTGCAGTTCTGGTGGTGGACAACACCACTGCCACACCGCTTGGTCAGCGTCCATTGGAGTTGGGCGCGGATGTCGTCGTGGCCAGCGGAACGAAGACACTGAGCGGGCACAGTGACCTGTTGATGGGATACGTCGCAACGTCCGATGCCGATATAGCCGCGAAGATCGAACGCGAGCGAACGCTGTCCGGAACCGTGCTCGGTCCGTTCGAGACGTGGCTCGCTCATCGCAGCCTCGGGACGGCCGGCCTTCGGTTCGGTCGACAATGTGAGAACGCGCAAGCACTTGCCGAGATGCTGGCGCAGCATCCGGCTGTGCGGTCGGTGCGCTATCCCGGGTTGGCTAACGACCCTTCCTTCGACATCGCGTCGACCCAGATGAGTCGGTTCGGCGGCCTCGTCAGTATCGAGCTGGAATCTGCGTCGGCGTTCCATGCGTTTGTCGAGGCCAGCAAACTTGTGTCCTCGGCCACCAGTTTCGGTGGCATTCATACGACGGCTGATCGGCGGGCGAGGTGGGGTGATCGTGTCAGTGAGGGGTTTGTCCGGATCTCGTGCGGCATCGAGGACACCGCCGATTTAATCGCTGATGTCGAGCGCGCGCTTACCGGGCGTCCGTTCGGTCCGTAG
- a CDS encoding D-alanine--D-alanine ligase family protein: MNNSRTRVAVIFGGRSNEHSVSCVSAGSVLRHLDPERYEVVPIGITTDGAWVLGSTDPESLAINGRELPTVDKNGTGVTLTADPTRAGAVLALDGADAGAVLATVDVIFPVLHGAYGEDGTIQGLLEMAGIPYVGPGVLASAAGMDKEFTKKLLAAEGLPVGVQVVLRPGTATLTAEQKEQLGLPVFVKPARGGSSIGITRVTGWDGLDNAIAHARLHDPKVIIEGAIVGREVECGVLEFPNGDVKASVVAEIRMPADDADSDAFYDFDTKYLDDVCEFDVPAVLDPAVSDQIREMAVRAFAALDCQGLSRVDFFVTENGPVINEINTMPGFTSISMYPKMWKATGIDYGTLLSALVDTALARGTGLR, from the coding sequence GTGAATAACAGCCGTACCCGCGTAGCCGTGATCTTCGGTGGCCGGAGCAATGAACATTCTGTGTCCTGCGTCTCGGCAGGAAGCGTCCTGCGCCATCTCGATCCGGAGCGGTACGAGGTCGTGCCCATCGGAATCACCACTGACGGTGCCTGGGTCCTGGGCTCGACGGACCCCGAGTCGCTGGCCATCAATGGACGTGAGTTGCCGACCGTCGACAAAAACGGAACCGGCGTCACACTGACCGCTGATCCCACCCGGGCCGGTGCTGTGCTGGCACTCGACGGAGCCGATGCCGGTGCCGTACTGGCAACCGTCGACGTCATCTTCCCGGTACTGCACGGCGCCTACGGCGAAGACGGAACCATTCAGGGGCTGCTGGAAATGGCCGGCATTCCCTACGTCGGACCCGGCGTCCTGGCGAGCGCGGCCGGAATGGACAAGGAATTCACGAAGAAGCTCCTCGCAGCCGAAGGCCTTCCCGTCGGCGTGCAGGTTGTTCTGCGCCCGGGAACAGCAACTCTGACAGCAGAGCAGAAAGAGCAATTGGGCCTACCGGTCTTCGTCAAGCCGGCACGTGGTGGATCATCCATCGGCATTACCCGAGTGACCGGTTGGGACGGACTCGACAACGCTATCGCCCACGCTCGCCTGCACGACCCCAAGGTAATCATCGAAGGCGCGATCGTAGGGCGCGAAGTCGAGTGCGGTGTTCTCGAATTCCCGAATGGCGACGTCAAGGCGAGCGTAGTTGCCGAGATCCGAATGCCGGCCGACGACGCAGACTCCGACGCGTTCTACGACTTCGACACCAAATATCTTGACGACGTCTGCGAGTTCGACGTACCCGCCGTCCTTGACCCCGCCGTCAGCGATCAGATTCGAGAGATGGCTGTTCGGGCGTTCGCCGCACTCGACTGCCAGGGACTCTCGCGAGTGGATTTCTTTGTCACCGAAAACGGCCCGGTGATCAACGAGATCAACACCATGCCCGGATTCACCTCCATCTCGATGTACCCGAAGATGTGGAAGGCGACCGGAATCGATTACGGCACTTTGCTTTCAGCGCTGGTCGATACCGCACTTGCGCGCGGTACCGGCCTGCGCTGA
- a CDS encoding DUF3515 domain-containing protein: protein MSENTSPEENAEEVERRSPALIATATALPVALIIGLVIAAVVAGKNPELEPVALGPVPAPTADSAACVSLLGALPETIGDFERAELVEPSPAGAAAWQRSESEPIVLRCGLDRPAEFDQAAALQVVNGVQWFQVSGTDIGLAASTWFAVDRGEYIGITVPDGNGPTPIQEFSDTISATLPQQPLDPAPIAVP from the coding sequence ATGTCTGAAAACACGTCCCCCGAAGAGAATGCCGAAGAAGTCGAACGTCGTAGCCCGGCATTGATCGCCACCGCTACCGCGCTTCCGGTGGCATTGATCATCGGTTTGGTGATTGCTGCCGTCGTCGCCGGTAAGAATCCCGAACTCGAACCCGTGGCCTTGGGCCCGGTTCCGGCCCCCACTGCAGATTCGGCTGCCTGCGTATCACTTCTCGGGGCACTCCCCGAGACCATCGGCGACTTCGAACGCGCCGAACTCGTAGAACCATCCCCTGCCGGTGCCGCAGCCTGGCAGCGCAGCGAGAGCGAACCGATCGTCCTGCGCTGCGGACTCGACCGACCGGCCGAGTTCGATCAGGCCGCAGCACTGCAGGTTGTGAACGGTGTCCAGTGGTTCCAGGTCTCGGGAACCGACATCGGTTTGGCCGCCAGCACCTGGTTTGCGGTGGACCGCGGTGAGTACATCGGAATCACCGTTCCCGACGGAAACGGCCCGACGCCGATCCAGGAGTTCTCGGACACCATCTCCGCGACGCTGCCGCAACAACCTCTGGACCCGGCGCCGATCGCGGTGCCCTAA
- a CDS encoding thiamine-phosphate kinase translates to MSSSGSTPSEHARTVADVGEFGVIARSLEGRIQPLTTELGPGDDAAIVTAADGRVVISSDMLVEGRHFRLDWSSPRDVGRKAVAQNAADVVSMGARATAFTVSIGCPPSTPIDIVDGISAGIWDAATDLGAGVVGGDLVQSQEIVVSVTVLGDLGGGQAVTRSGAQVGDRVAVSGLFGCSAAGLALLLAERRTFPDLLARHRVPQPPYQSAWAAAGTAHAMTDISDGLIADLRHLATASGVQVRIDSSSVPTSPEVADAAATLNVDPLEWILSGGEDHGFAATFAPDCELATGWTVIGDVVAGSGVVVDGALRPSGGGWNSFSATGAPSV, encoded by the coding sequence ATCTCGTCATCAGGATCGACCCCGAGCGAACACGCACGAACAGTGGCCGACGTGGGGGAGTTCGGTGTCATCGCACGCTCACTCGAGGGCCGAATTCAGCCGCTCACGACGGAGCTGGGTCCGGGTGACGATGCGGCGATCGTCACTGCTGCCGACGGTCGCGTCGTCATCTCTTCGGACATGCTGGTCGAGGGCAGGCATTTTCGGCTGGATTGGTCCTCGCCTCGAGACGTCGGGCGTAAAGCGGTGGCGCAGAATGCTGCCGACGTTGTCTCGATGGGGGCTCGGGCAACGGCGTTCACGGTATCCATCGGCTGTCCACCGTCGACTCCGATCGACATCGTGGACGGGATCTCTGCCGGAATCTGGGACGCTGCAACAGATCTGGGCGCCGGGGTTGTCGGTGGTGACCTGGTTCAGTCGCAGGAAATTGTGGTGTCGGTGACAGTTCTCGGGGATCTGGGGGGAGGCCAGGCCGTAACTCGCTCGGGAGCGCAGGTCGGTGATCGTGTCGCCGTTTCCGGTCTGTTCGGTTGTTCTGCAGCGGGATTGGCGCTTCTCCTGGCCGAGCGTCGAACCTTTCCGGATCTGTTGGCGAGGCACCGGGTTCCGCAACCGCCCTACCAATCTGCTTGGGCTGCAGCCGGCACGGCCCATGCCATGACGGACATCTCGGACGGACTGATCGCTGATCTTCGTCACCTGGCGACTGCGTCCGGCGTACAGGTCCGAATCGATTCGAGTTCCGTCCCAACGTCTCCGGAAGTGGCCGACGCGGCAGCGACATTGAATGTCGATCCGCTGGAATGGATTCTGTCCGGTGGTGAAGATCACGGATTTGCAGCCACGTTTGCGCCCGACTGTGAACTGGCGACTGGTTGGACTGTGATCGGGGACGTCGTGGCCGGTTCCGGTGTTGTGGTGGACGGCGCCCTTCGGCCCTCGGGCGGCGGCTGGAACAGCTTTTCTGCCACCGGCGCCCCCTCGGTATAG
- a CDS encoding gamma carbonic anhydrase family protein, which produces MAVYALGDKVPDIHPEAYVHPDAVVIGNVKLAAGTSIWPQAVLRGDYGTISVGAGSNIQDGTVIHCTATDPTIIGAGCVVGHNAHIEGSVIGDGCLIASGSIVLNRSVIGAGSIVGAGAVIARGFEVPPRSMALGVPAKIREGYEVPLGHLESNVAMYSANAAHYRDALRRID; this is translated from the coding sequence ATGGCTGTTTATGCACTAGGAGACAAAGTTCCGGACATTCACCCGGAGGCATACGTGCACCCGGATGCGGTGGTCATCGGGAACGTGAAACTTGCGGCGGGTACATCGATCTGGCCGCAGGCTGTTTTGCGCGGCGACTACGGAACAATTTCCGTCGGTGCCGGATCGAACATTCAGGACGGCACTGTGATTCACTGCACTGCCACTGACCCCACGATCATCGGGGCGGGATGTGTTGTGGGCCATAACGCCCACATCGAAGGCTCCGTCATCGGTGATGGTTGTCTGATCGCATCGGGATCGATCGTCCTCAACCGATCAGTGATCGGAGCGGGTTCGATAGTCGGGGCCGGCGCCGTGATCGCGCGAGGCTTCGAGGTTCCGCCGCGCAGTATGGCTTTGGGCGTACCGGCCAAGATTCGGGAAGGTTACGAGGTTCCCTTGGGGCACCTCGAATCCAACGTGGCGATGTACTCCGCCAATGCTGCGCACTATCGAGACGCATTGCGCAGGATCGACTGA
- a CDS encoding uracil-DNA glycosylase, producing the protein MVPLTDLMDPGWATALEPVSEQISAMADFLDGEIAAGREYLPRRENVLRAFTNPFDDVKVLIVGQDPYPTPGHAVGLSFSVAPDVQPIPRSLTNIYKEYHQDLSLPIPDNGDLTPWSNQGVLLLNRVLTVAPGLAASHRKKGWEPVTEQAIRALVARTTPMVAILWGRDAATLAPLLGDTPIIESAHPSPLSASRGFFGSRPFSRANQLLTDRGAQPVDWNLGSTAGVTEPLW; encoded by the coding sequence ATGGTGCCGCTCACAGACCTTATGGATCCCGGGTGGGCCACTGCGCTCGAACCTGTTTCGGAGCAGATCTCGGCGATGGCCGATTTCTTGGATGGCGAGATCGCCGCCGGGCGAGAGTATCTGCCGCGACGTGAGAACGTCCTGCGCGCGTTCACAAATCCGTTCGACGACGTCAAAGTGCTGATTGTCGGCCAAGATCCGTATCCGACCCCCGGTCATGCTGTGGGTCTGAGTTTCTCGGTGGCCCCGGACGTGCAACCCATCCCGCGGAGCCTGACCAATATCTACAAGGAATATCACCAGGATCTATCACTGCCGATTCCTGACAACGGAGACTTGACGCCGTGGTCGAATCAGGGTGTGTTGCTTCTCAATCGAGTGCTCACAGTAGCTCCAGGGTTGGCAGCATCACATCGGAAGAAGGGGTGGGAGCCGGTGACGGAGCAGGCGATTCGCGCACTTGTGGCCCGGACCACACCGATGGTGGCAATTCTGTGGGGTCGCGACGCGGCAACTCTGGCACCGCTACTCGGTGATACACCCATCATCGAATCTGCGCACCCGTCACCGCTTTCGGCGTCGCGAGGGTTTTTCGGATCGCGTCCGTTCAGTCGGGCAAATCAACTGCTGACCGATCGGGGTGCCCAGCCGGTCGACTGGAATCTGGGATCGACCGCAGGCGTGACCGAACCGCTGTGGTGA
- a CDS encoding enoyl-CoA hydratase-related protein — protein sequence MTSIDDLSKVTLDEGVLRITISTAANGTSLDGEGMEQGARALETLGNDVGSILLVGEGANFCAGGNVRAFASAPDRGEYVGQVARTFHTFVRALDAAPAPVVAGVHGWAAGAGMSLVCLADVAIGGTSTKLRPAYPSIGFTPDGGMSWTLPRIVGAARAREILLNDSVLGGDEAVRLGILTRLVGDDEVQEEALRLARTLAHGPSSSYSGIKELLRSSRTNTLSEQLDAEAASIARAANGPIGREGVDAFVEKRRPDFVAAKQA from the coding sequence GTGACTTCCATCGATGACCTCAGCAAAGTGACGCTCGACGAGGGCGTTCTCCGCATCACCATTTCCACCGCCGCCAACGGCACCTCACTCGACGGCGAGGGCATGGAACAGGGCGCTCGAGCTCTGGAAACTCTCGGCAACGACGTCGGCAGCATTCTCCTGGTCGGCGAAGGCGCCAACTTCTGCGCCGGCGGCAACGTTCGAGCCTTCGCGTCGGCGCCGGATCGCGGCGAATACGTCGGCCAGGTTGCCCGGACATTCCACACCTTCGTACGTGCGCTGGACGCCGCACCAGCTCCGGTTGTTGCCGGAGTTCACGGCTGGGCAGCGGGCGCCGGTATGAGTCTGGTCTGCCTCGCCGATGTCGCCATCGGTGGCACCAGCACCAAACTTCGCCCGGCGTACCCCTCGATCGGGTTCACCCCGGACGGCGGAATGTCCTGGACGCTCCCCCGCATCGTCGGTGCAGCACGCGCCCGCGAGATCCTGCTCAACGATTCCGTCCTCGGCGGCGACGAAGCGGTACGCCTGGGCATCCTGACGCGTCTTGTCGGCGACGACGAAGTACAAGAAGAAGCCCTCCGCCTCGCCCGTACCCTCGCGCACGGACCGAGTTCGTCGTACTCCGGCATCAAAGAACTGTTGCGCTCGTCACGCACCAACACGCTCTCCGAGCAACTCGATGCCGAAGCCGCTTCGATCGCGCGTGCCGCCAACGGTCCTATCGGCCGCGAAGGCGTCGACGCGTTTGTCGAGAAGCGTCGCCCCGATTTTGTGGCCGCAAAGCAGGCCTGA
- the rpmB gene encoding 50S ribosomal protein L28, whose protein sequence is MAAVCDVCAKGPGFGKSVSHSHRRTNRRWNPNIQSVRTEVAPGNTRKVNVCTSCLKAGKVARG, encoded by the coding sequence ATGGCTGCCGTCTGCGACGTATGCGCCAAGGGGCCCGGCTTCGGTAAGTCGGTCTCGCACTCGCACCGGCGAACCAATCGTCGCTGGAACCCGAACATTCAGTCTGTTCGTACCGAGGTTGCCCCGGGTAACACCCGTAAGGTCAACGTGTGCACCTCCTGCCTGAAGGCAGGCAAGGTCGCTCGGGGCTGA